ACCAGAGGTTGGGCCACCCTGCTTTAGAATCAAAGCACCTTGTATTCCTGAGCTGCTTGAATGCTGCAATCGCTGGGTTTTGGTTCTGGAGCAACCCAGGTCTTTGTCCGACTTTTCCGGATTGTGCTTTCTCTTGGGACAACGTCTGGAGACTGGCGTCTCTGCTTCCACCTTTGCTGGCTTGGCCAAAGGAACATCCCCATAGGCCCCGTAGCCACCAACTAGGCAGTATGTCTCCTCATGCCGGCCCAACTGCGTTTTTCCACACCCTCGGTAGAGGACATGGTAGTGACCAGGTGTAGGAGGAGAAACGGGAGCAACTGCTGCTGCAAAGAAAATCAGAACTGATCAGTCACATCTGCTGTGCACAGTCTCCTGCCAGAATGGACCTCtgccatttttctctgtttctagctGAAGACGTTTAATCTACTTAACATGCAAAACACAGCCTTGGCTCATCACCTGTATGAGTCCCTAGAGAAGGGACACTGGCTGCAAAAGCAATCCCTAGAGCCTAGGGCTGTAGCAGATGAGCAAGTCTCTTCACCGTTTCCAGGGAAAATAGTAGAACCTGAAAGTAATTGCAATCATgatcctctccatctctcccttccaCAACAGAGAAAACCTTTCTTGCAGTCTGTCACTTCTGAGGCTTTCATGGAAATGTCTttcaagttttgaaaaaaataatccaatatATATTGGTTAAGAACCCAGCCCACCTTGGCAACCCCTCTTGGGTCCAATTTATACTGCCTGTTTCAACCACACTGAACTCTAGCCCTCTGATACTTTTATGTAGATTAGAACAAGGCCAAATCCTGAGGCAGAGTGAGCAGGAGACTCAGAACCGGGTTCTGGTCCCAGCTCTAGGCTCACATCAACCCAGCCTCCTGGGACACCATCTCCTCAGCCCTCCAGTCTCATTAGTACTGCATCAACCCCTCTTCGTTCTTTTGGTCTTCCCATCAATATGGCACCACCCTCTCCCCTAGTACTCAGCAACTCAGGATGGGATGTGTCTGAGGGGACCGATAGAGACGCCTACATGACAGCACAGATgtgcctgcgttggcaggtgcGGTTCAAGAGTGGCCCTCTTCCTCAAACTGCTCCTTTTACCATTTGCCAACAAAAATGCACTTGTCTTTTGCTAAGAGGCCAATAAGTAAAGGGTCTGAATGGAAGCATCCTCTAGCCCACATGGGAAGGCtacaattataaaaatcagaGACTTCCTGCACACTTGTCCTGGGATGACCTTTCACTTCTCCTCAGCAGTGAGCACTGTGGGTCTCTGAAGGTGTCCCTGGTCACTGGTATTACTTAGAGCTGGGAAAGTGCTTAGGTGTATGTGGTGGGCAAACCCCACAGGAAAATGTGGCAGCCAGGGCAGGTTGTGTGTACACCATGCCTCTTGTACAGATGGCCGGACTCGGTGTACCTGTTGCACTGCCCTCCCAGGGAACAGAGGACAGGTTTGAGTAAATATAGAAGATATGGTCAGACATTCTCTCTCAGACAACCAAAGAGATTTGTATCTGGTGGAGAACTTTCTCCAAGGAAAGAAGTTCCCTCCAGGGTAGGGAAGTTTCTCTGAGGGCAGCAAGTTTGCATAGTTACCCTGCCAAGGTAACTGTGAGAAGGCCTGTGAGGGCATCACTACCCAGTGAGGTCATATGAGGAAACTGTGTCTTGAggggcaggcttcaggaggagggGCAGTCTTGTAGAGGAGAGAAGGGTGGAGGCAGAGGTACTCTGCCGGGCCCCTCACACCTGGGCCCTCCCACCCATGCCCTAGTCTAGTAGACAGCCCACGTCGGGAATGCCGGTGGGCTGGCCCAGCCCCAAGGGCCCCAGGAGGGCAAGAGAGACCCACATTCTGAGATTTGCTTGAGACGCAAGATTAACGTAAGAGAGAGCTTGCTTGTATGGCACTGACCCTAAGAGGCAGAGCTTTGTGTGGACTGGCGAATCAGGGAAGGCTCCATGGCAGTGGGCCCGAAGGACATGTGAGATTTGGACCCACGGGGAAGAGACGGAAGATATTCCAGTTtggaagaataaaagcaaagacaCACTTC
This sequence is a window from Orcinus orca chromosome 17, mOrcOrc1.1, whole genome shotgun sequence. Protein-coding genes within it:
- the LOC125961689 gene encoding DPEP2 neighbor protein-like; this translates as MSDHIFYIYSNLSSVPWEGSATAAVAPVSPPTPGHYHVLYRGCGKTQLGRHEETYCLVGGYGAYGDVPLAKPAKVEAETPVSRRCPKRKHNPEKSDKDLGCSRTKTQRLQHSSSSGIQGALILKQGGPTSGHIPSATTPVNECPIFAFSRSATGSPLLKKVLSHCHPMKGCPKGGSFLWV